Genomic DNA from Oenanthe melanoleuca isolate GR-GAL-2019-014 chromosome 15, OMel1.0, whole genome shotgun sequence:
GGGAGCTCGGGGCACGGCCGTGCTAGAACGGGGAGCTCGGGGCACGGCCGTGCTAGAACGGGGAGCTCGGGGCACGGCCGTGCTAGAGCGGGCAGTTCGGGGCATGGCCGTGCTAGAGCGGGGAGCTCGGGGCATGGCCGTGCCGCCGCTCCCGCGGCTCCGCCGTGCCCAGGTTCCCCAGGGGCACCACCACCTCCTCCGGCGGGCAGCTCTTGTTCAGCTCCACCACGCGTGGCACCACCGTCGACCACCGATCTGCGGAGAGGGTGGGAGATGTGCAGAGcctgtggctgctccccaggctcccGGATCTGCTCCTGGGGCTCGTCAGAGGCTGCAAGGGATGCTCCCAGCCCGCGGCACGGCGCTCACCTCTCCGCAGCCGCCCCATGGTGTGGGAGAAGCCGTAGTACTGGTACGTGTCGCTCTTGCCAGGGTCCTCGCTGATGATGCCCAGATTCTGGTTCCAGTGGGACCAGTTCACCTCGTCCACTCTGTGGGGAAGGTCAGACCCGCAGGGGCTGCACGGGCAGGAGCTCCAGCACCCACCAGCAATGCCAGCTGCCTCCAGATCAGTGCAAAGCACCCAGCAAACAACtgcaccctgccagccccccaaaatgctgctggctctgctgggagaggctcagctgctccccagcgAGGGCTCCCACCTTTACCTGAAGCACCAGCGGCGGTCAGGGGTCCCGTCCGTGCCCTTGCCCACAGTGACCATCTCCCCCGAGCGGAAGGCTTTCCGCAGGAACACCGGGAAGGAGCGCTCGATGTCCAGGATGGTGGTGGCCCACtgccagggacaccagggactgCTTGAGCATTGGCCTGCCTTGCCCATTGGGACTCCTCGatgctgcagccccccaggcacaggcagcccctGTCCCACCACCCCCAGGGTGGTACCTGCAGCTTCCAGATGTGCTTGCTCTCCTTGGAGACTTGGCCCACGGTCTCGCCCATGAGGGCGATGAGCATGTTGAGGAGGAGCACAAAGGTGAGGATGATGTAGGTGACAAGGAGGATGATGAAGACACCCGGGTACTTGGCGCTCTCGAGCATCTCCAGGTCGCCCATGCCAATGGTGAGCTTGAAGAGGTCGAGCAGGAAGGTGCTGAAGGTCTGGCTGTCCCGGCACGACGGGTAGGTGGGCACTGTGCAGTTGGACCTCTCGCTGCAGGACTCACTGCTGGGACATGGGTTGAGGAGGGacaccagggctgggggagaagggacagggacaatgAGTCTGCAGGGGCAATGGCAAGGACAGCATCCACAATGGGCCCCAGagtggctctgtgctggctgagaCCTTCTCCACCATGGGAGGAGACAAGGCCCGTGGGAaggtgggatggagctgggggtCTGCAGCCCCTTGCTCAGCCATGCTGAGGACAGGGCTCGTCCTTCCCCCAGCCAGGGGACCTGGCTCGTTACCTGAAGCGTAGCCAATCATGAAGAGCAGGTAGACCAGGAGGAAGCGGAACAAGTCTTTGAAGAGGATCTGAAAGTGATGGAGAGCAGAGTGAGGTGTGCTGGACCACAGCATCGTCATCAAGCTGTGCTGCACaactgagctgggagcagggcagtggaGAGCCACAGGAACCCTTCACAAAGCCTGAAAGGACCTCTTTAAGCTGCACTCCCACAGAAGCATCACCCCTGGAGAAAAGGACAAAACCCACAACCTCACCAGACCTTCTGGATCATGATGCTGTAGGTCCCTGTCAGCTTGAGCCCACGGGTGAAGTACAGGGCATtcatccagcccagcaccagtGCAAAGACCATGACAGCCAGGTAAGCCTCGATGCCACCCAGGTACAGCCCTGCCGTGACAATCACCAGCACCGAGTAGATGAagctggaggagagctggggtCAGACCCTGCAGCCACAAGCCACAAGGGAGGTGTGGTGGCTCGTGGCCCTGGGGGTTCCCTACATACtagagcagctggaaggagccaTCTATGAAGAAGGAGTTCACACCTGGGCACTTCTTCATGAACAGGTCTTTGATCTGTGGGAGAGAGGCAGAGTTTGGAGGGTCTCCAGTGGCAGGGTCCCCATGTCTGGGGCCACTGTGGCAGTGGTGGATGCCTCAAGGGATGGAGCTGTCACCCCTGACGACCCCAAGAGTTCAGTGGTCCCGCGGGAGGACCCCCTGCCTCGCCACACTGACATTTGTGCAGAAGAAGAGGATTCCAGTGAGGAGGGTGATGATCTCCCCGGCCAGGCGCAGGTAGTCGGCGGTGCTGGTGTAGGGGTAGGGCGGCTgtggggagagcacagagctgagctgctcctccatccctggggacagagccctggcagagccccctgtgaggcagagctggggctgtgccagcgTGGGCACTCACAGGGCCTTCCATGGGGCGGTAGTAGGCGACGAGGGTGAAGATGATCATGGCGCTGAGGTAGGAGACCACGCTGATGTAGAAGGAGACAGCCCCAAACTTGCGCCACTTGTCCCTCAGCAGCTCGTTGATGGGCTCCACAGCCAGCATCTCGTGGCGGTTCTGGTGGCACATGGGTGctgacagaggggacagggccaCCCTGCCCCCTCCAgacccctcccagtgccccccagcccctgcacaccTCGATCTTGCTGTTGTAGACGAGGATCTCCAGCACGGACACCTCCTCCCCGCAGGTGTCCAGCGAGGAGAGGTCGTAGAGGGAGGAGTAGACGGGGCCGTACGCCCAGTCCTTGAACTTTCGGGAGAGGTGCCGGGCGTCCTCGTCCGTGATCTCCCGCCGGATGATGTGCTGGAAGatctgcaggagggagggagggaggactGCTACCCGCAGACCTGGCCCCACCTGCCTGGGGcaccctgccctcctcccaCCCCATCCTGGGGACATCCCCCAACCCACTCCCTGCCCTCAGTCCACTCAGGATGCTGCCAGGTGCTCCTGGGATGATGCAAAGACAATGTCGCAGCCCTCCAGGATGCTGcaggttttgtatttttgatgactcccctgcctgccccaccAGAGGCCAAGGGCAGGTCAGGGGAGAAGATGGGCTTTGTGAGGGTCTGGAGTTAATTAGGGAAGGGCCAGAATGCAAAGGGGTGTTAATTAGCCAGGTTAATAGGCTGCACATCCAGGTttccagcagcatctgcagagAGAAGCCGTGCACGCACTGAGTGTGACGGGGctcagcagggatggcagcGAGACGTCCCCCGACACGGGGGGGACTCCGTACCCCGATCTTGCCGGTCTTGGCTGCCATCATCAGCGGGGAGAGGCCGTCGTTGTTGAGCAGCGTCTCCAGGTTGGTGTCGGGGAAGAGCTTGGCGCACTTGACGAGGAGCAGGTCGTACATCTTGGTGACGAACTTGGTGTTCTCGCGGGTGTTGTCGGCGATGGCCACCAGGGCGTGCAGCACGGTGTTGCCGCGGGAGTCCTGGCGCCGCAGGTCCGCCTGCTTGTGCCCGTTCTCCGTCAGGTAGTGCACGATGTGCGGCTGGTTGGTGCAGGCGGCCAGCGAGAGGGGCAGCTCACCTGCGGGGACAACAGCGGGGCTCCTGTCACCCCTTCCCCGCCGCGGGCACACCTTGGGGTGCAGTCCCTCGCTGCTCACCGAAGTAGAAGTAGCCGCCCTCGCCCTTGGGCTGGAAGAAGCGGCCGCGGGCCTGGGCATGGACGTCTGCTCCcttctccaccagcagctccacgtAGTGCTTGCAGCGGCGCTCGATGGCGATGTGCAGGGCTGTCTGACCTGCGACACCACCGCCCGTCAGCCACCGCCCTGCCCCGGGTCCCTTCTCTGGTCCCTGAACCACCCCAGGGTCCCCCACGGCCCCCACCTCGGTAGTAGACGTCCCTGAAGGGCGAGTTGATGAACTCCCGCATGTTTCCCGTCTTCTCGGCGATGTCCAGCAGGACGGGGATGGTGTCGTTCTTGCCCCCGCTCAGGTTGAGCAGGGCTTTGGGCAGGCAAGTCTTTCCCGTGGAGGGCTCTGCGAGTGGAAGGTGCTGAGTTGGGGCCAGGACAAACCCCTCAGGCCCCTGGCTCCCCATGCCGGAGCTGTGCATCCCCCAGGAATACAGGGATCGGCAGCGGCACCACGGCAAGGAGCACCCAGGTCCTCACCTCGGAACTCCTCGTCTGTGAGGCGCTTCTTGTGGgtgagcaggaaggagaggagccCATCCAGGCCGGCCGGGGACCCCCGGGAGACGATGTCGAAGAGGATGGGTCTGTTGAAGACCTTGAGGACGGGGGGCGGCTCGGGAGCCGGTCCCTTGGCGGCTGGCGGCTGCTTGCTGCGGGAGAAACGGCAGCGCTGGGAACTGGAGCCGCTGCCTCGGCATCCCCCAGCGAGTTTGAGGGTGCCCAGCCACTGGGGACAGGcacatggggacacctcccgGCTGGGGTCACCTAGGAGGCCAGGGCAGCCTCCCCATCCACAGcagcccagtgctcccagtgccttGCCAGCTCCCACCCGGGGGCTGCAGCGCTTGgggccccagctctgccccccGGGAGGGACGGACCGCGGGCTTGGTCACGCTCCGGCACCACGGGTGGAGCCAGACCGGTCGGAGCAGTCTGCAGCAGTGGGGGATGGACCAGGGACAGTTCCAGGCATCGGGAATGGGGGAATCGGTCAGCTCCGGGCACCTGGAACGGGGCATCGGTCAGCTCCGGGCACCTGGAACGGGGGCACCGGGAACGGGGGCATCGGTCAGCTccggacactgggaatggggcatTGGTCAGCTCCGGGCACCGGGAACGGAGCATCGGTCAGCTCAGGGAACCGGGAATGGGGCATCGATCAGCTCCGGGCACCGGGAATGGGGCATTGGTCAGCTCAGGGAACCGGGAATGGGGCATCGGTCAGCTCCGGGCACCTGGAACGGGGGCACCGGGAACGGGGGCATCGGTCAGCTCCGGACACCGGGAATGGGGCATTGGTCAGCTCCGGACACCGGGAATGGGGCATTGGTCAGCTCCGGGCACCGGGAACGGAGCATCGGTCAGCTCAGGGAACCGGGAATGGGGCATCGATCAGCTCCGGGCACCGGGAATGAGGGCATCGGGAATGAGGGCATCGGTCAGCTCCGGGCACCGGGTGAAGCCGGACCGGTCGGAGCAGTCTGCAGCAGTGGGGGATGGACCTGGGACAGCTTCGGGCACCGGGAACGGGGGCACCGGTCAGCTCCGGGCACTTGGAACAGTGGGACCGGGAATGAGGGCATCGGTCTGCTCCGGGCACCTGGAACGGGGGCACCGGTCAGCTCCGGGCACCTGGAATGAGGGCACCGGGAATGGGGGCAGGACGGACGCGGCTGGCCCAGTCTGAGGGCTCACAGGGCATCCTGGCCTCCTCCACCCACGTTCACGGGAGAACATCCCGCTCTCCTAAGCCGGCTGCACCCCTGGGTGGGGATCCTGGCGGGCAGCCCCAGGTGCCCGGCACAGAGGGGCATTGTGCGTCCGGCCGCGGGCTGCCCCCCCCGGCTCCGGTTTCCTGGCGCTGGCAGGGCGGAGGCCCTCCTGAAAAGCCCTTTCATGCCGCAGCCAGACGGCCGCACCGGCCAGGGGAGCGGCCGGGCGCACAGAGCCTCTTTCATGGCGCCCGTACGGGGGAAGGGGAGCGCGCTCCCTGCTCCGCGGTACCGGGGGCTGCGGACCCCCACCACGGCATGGCACAGCCATGGGACgcgctgggagctgctccctgcgGGCGACACCTCTACCCAAAGCGCCCCAAAGTGCCGCTCGAAGGTCCCCAGCTACTGaacatccccatccccaccgGGGTGCCCCCAGCCCAGAACCCTCCGCCGCACCGGGGGCGCGGGGGTCCCGCACTCACTCCGCGATCCTCCTGCGCCAGCGCTTGTTCTCGCTGGGGTGGTGGCGGTAGGTGCCGTAGTCGAAGAGGGAATCCATGGGGGCTTTCTTGGGCGCGGGGACCACGGGGGACTCGTAGATGGtggcctccagcagctccatgggctTCGGGGCGCCTTTCCGAAAGGCCCCGTGGAATTTCATGCGAAGGTTCTGCTTTCCATCCCCGGCGCCGGGGGGACCCCGGGCTGCCTCGGTGGCGTTCGGGGTGTCCTCGCTCTCGAACAGGTTGGCCAGAGAGGAGAGCGGGAAGGATTCGTTCTGGAGGGAGCCGTCCTCCCCCGCGCCCTCCCCGGCATCGCGCGGGGCATCCTCGGTGTCTGCCATGGTCCCTGACCGCAGGGACGGGCACCGCTGACCTGCCCGGCTGGCTGTGACCCCTTCCACGAGAGCAGGAGACCTGGCAGAGGAAAACCCCGTGTCACCCCCAAAAGACCCTCCCGGTCCTCGCGGCGGGACAGGTCCCGCACCCACCCCGGCAGAGGTTGGGGCCGGCGGGACCCCTCGCAGCTCAGAGTGTCCCGGACGATCCTGCCTTGTCCCGGCTCTCCTCGGCACCCACCTACCCGCTGCGGGGACCCCTCAGGTCTGCGGGGGCCCCTCCGGCTGCGGCGCTGCCGTGCTGGGCGAGGGcgagcccggccccgctgcggTCAGCCGgggtgcagcccaggacagggcacagagcagaccCTGTGCGCTGCGATCTGCCGcccaaggaaagaaaacattccttGGGATACTCCCCACGTCCGAGGAAGCGTCCAGGGAAGCGCCCAGAGGCAACAGGAGCTGCAACcgcagcagggctgggagcggggccagggctgctcctgatGCTCCACGACCCCGGGGAGCTCGGTGGGACTCAGATCTGGGCACCGGGAGGGGACGGGCGCGGCACGGGGGGGCTACActcagcaggagggaaggaacaGCGGCTGGGACAACAAATTACGGGTTTAGGTTGCCCAGAGCGACGTGGAGATGAAAGAGAGACGTGCTATGAGCGCGGCCAGCCGAGCACCGTACCGTGTCACCACGTCCAGGACACGGACAGGTGACCGTCCTCAGGCACTTCCCCAGCCCCGCTCTCCACAAAAACCTTCCGGCGAAACGCAGCAGCgtcagggctcagcacagctcctgcctgcctgccgGGACAGAAAAAGCAGCGGGAAACGTGTCATTTTGTGCTGGGCTGAAGCTCTGTGCGACAAGCCACAGTGGCAGGCTGCGCCCTGCCGGGAGGACAGCCCAGCCGGAGAAAGGGCTCGAATGAggcagcaggtcctggcagccaCGCGGTgctcccgtgggcacgggggATGGGGGatcagccccaaaccctgccgTGACCGGGAACACCCCTGCCACCCTGGGGAACACCCAGAGGGGCTGATGGAGCCCCGGGGGACACACAGCGGggatggcacagccctgggggacaCCCAGAAAGGACAGTGCAGCCCTGAGGGACACACAGCTGACAGTTTCCCCTCTTTGCTGACATTCCTGCCATTCCTGTCTCTTCAAGAAATTCCACAAGCACCTGCCAAAGCCCGCAGGTCCCACATCCCGACCCCATGCAAACAGGGGCCCTCGCATGGCCGGTTTGACCTTGGACAACGGAGAAGAGGGAATTGCCAAGCACACGGAACCTgcgggctgggaatggggatggagcACCTGAGCTGTCCAAAcggtgctgggagctggaaaagtGCAGCTTTAGGGAAAAGCTGGACACGGCACAGGCTGTCACACACCTGCTGTCACCAGCTGGGACTGAAGTTTGTGTGGGAAATGAGAGACTCTGGGCTGGTGCTGTCAGCCCGGGCACTGCCAGGAAAGGTGCTGTCACAGGGGTTTGATTTGGCCCGTTTAGTtatttgggtttggattttaCAGACTTCCTCACCTCATGGAATAACTGAGTCAAGGCACAGCTCTTCACATCCAACACAAACCCCACCTGTGCTCCCACCTCTTCTCAGCTTCCCTGCAAGGTACCTCCCAGTTGGACCAGTGTCCCCACTCCAGCCCACCACGAGAGCAGGACACTGTCACCAACACCGGGATGTGCGGGGACATCTCTGGGTGGGCGGCAGTGAGGGTGTCCCATGACATTAAAGGGTGACCTGGTGGCAGTGAATCACTGAAACCACAGCGGGTTCTTGTCGGAAATCCTCATCCGGAGTGATGCAGCCGCTTCCCAAATTCACCTCACTGCTGGGCCCGTGCTCACCtcggcagcagcagccagga
This window encodes:
- the TRPV4 gene encoding transient receptor potential cation channel subfamily V member 4, whose amino-acid sequence is MADTEDAPRDAGEGAGEDGSLQNESFPLSSLANLFESEDTPNATEAARGPPGAGDGKQNLRMKFHGAFRKGAPKPMELLEATIYESPVVPAPKKAPMDSLFDYGTYRHHPSENKRWRRRIADKQPPAAKGPAPEPPPVLKVFNRPILFDIVSRGSPAGLDGLLSFLLTHKKRLTDEEFREPSTGKTCLPKALLNLSGGKNDTIPVLLDIAEKTGNMREFINSPFRDVYYRGQTALHIAIERRCKHYVELLVEKGADVHAQARGRFFQPKGEGGYFYFGELPLSLAACTNQPHIVHYLTENGHKQADLRRQDSRGNTVLHALVAIADNTRENTKFVTKMYDLLLVKCAKLFPDTNLETLLNNDGLSPLMMAAKTGKIGIFQHIIRREITDEDARHLSRKFKDWAYGPVYSSLYDLSSLDTCGEEVSVLEILVYNSKIENRHEMLAVEPINELLRDKWRKFGAVSFYISVVSYLSAMIIFTLVAYYRPMEGPPPYPYTSTADYLRLAGEIITLLTGILFFCTNIKDLFMKKCPGVNSFFIDGSFQLLYFIYSVLVIVTAGLYLGGIEAYLAVMVFALVLGWMNALYFTRGLKLTGTYSIMIQKILFKDLFRFLLVYLLFMIGYASALVSLLNPCPSSESCSERSNCTVPTYPSCRDSQTFSTFLLDLFKLTIGMGDLEMLESAKYPGVFIILLVTYIILTFVLLLNMLIALMGETVGQVSKESKHIWKLQWATTILDIERSFPVFLRKAFRSGEMVTVGKGTDGTPDRRWCFRVDEVNWSHWNQNLGIISEDPGKSDTYQYYGFSHTMGRLRRDRWSTVVPRVVELNKSCPPEEVVVPLGNLGTAEPRERRHGHAPSSPL